Proteins encoded within one genomic window of Salipaludibacillus agaradhaerens:
- a CDS encoding class I SAM-dependent methyltransferase: MLGYYNKLSSEVYDMDKYIGRSFGDVEFYSDRLASCKGDILEPGVGTGRILIPFLERGLKVDGFDVSQEMLKICRNNCEKRGLNPKLFEGHMASFSIDTKYEAIVVPTGTFLLLHKREDSIKALKNFYNHLTNDGRLILDISLQTDLSVDKVSTRTWESRNGDIITLETKVVEVDYINQYTISHNRYEKWANSELIQTELERFPLRWFGIEEFKMLLENMGFDDIVISADYKYGQYPTDSSEMITFEATVNKE; this comes from the coding sequence TTGTTAGGTTATTATAATAAACTTTCATCAGAAGTATATGATATGGACAAATATATTGGGCGTTCATTTGGGGATGTGGAGTTTTATAGCGATAGATTAGCTTCTTGTAAGGGTGACATTCTTGAACCAGGAGTTGGAACTGGTCGAATTCTCATTCCGTTTTTAGAAAGAGGCTTGAAAGTTGATGGCTTTGATGTATCACAAGAGATGTTAAAAATATGCCGCAATAACTGTGAAAAAAGAGGGCTTAATCCCAAATTATTTGAAGGACATATGGCGTCATTTTCAATAGACACAAAATATGAAGCTATTGTCGTGCCAACTGGTACATTCTTATTGTTACATAAGAGAGAAGATTCTATTAAAGCACTAAAAAATTTTTATAACCATCTTACAAATGACGGTAGGCTAATTTTGGATATTTCTTTACAAACTGATTTATCCGTTGATAAAGTATCAACAAGAACTTGGGAATCAAGGAATGGTGATATTATTACATTGGAAACTAAAGTAGTTGAGGTTGACTATATTAACCAATATACAATATCTCATAATCGCTATGAAAAATGGGCTAATAGCGAACTAATACAAACAGAATTAGAACGGTTTCCACTAAGGTGGTTTGGAATTGAAGAGTTTAAAATGCTTCTTGAAAATATGGGTTTTGATGATATCGTAATTTCGGCAGATTACAAGTACGGCCAATATCCAACTGATTCAAGTGAAATGATTACATTTGAAGCTACTGTAAATAAAGAGTAA
- a CDS encoding sulfite exporter TauE/SafE family protein, translating to MEWVILAFIGLIAAILGSIMGLGGGIIVVPALMLLGEYSEILNGITPQVAVGTSLLVMIFTGLSSTLAYLKQKKVDVQSGLIFFIGSGPGALFGVWLNKGMNVDVFLIAFGSFIVIVSFILMVRRYVKPIKMAKRGIKRSYQNLDGKMVMYGYHPFIAITIAFFVGMFSGLFGIGGGSLMVPAMILLFAFPPHLAVATSMFLVFLSAIVSSISHISLGNVDWYYAIALIPGAWIGGQVGAAINRRLTSDTVVLMLRIFLIIIGVRLIYQGLASL from the coding sequence ATGGAATGGGTTATATTGGCATTTATAGGGCTTATTGCTGCCATATTAGGGAGTATAATGGGCCTTGGTGGAGGAATTATCGTTGTTCCGGCTTTAATGCTTTTAGGAGAATATTCAGAAATTTTAAACGGGATAACGCCCCAAGTAGCTGTTGGAACATCGCTTTTAGTGATGATTTTTACTGGGCTATCATCAACACTCGCTTATTTAAAGCAGAAAAAAGTGGATGTGCAAAGTGGCCTTATTTTTTTTATCGGAAGTGGACCAGGTGCGTTATTTGGCGTGTGGCTTAATAAAGGGATGAACGTAGATGTGTTTCTAATTGCCTTCGGATCATTTATTGTCATTGTTTCCTTTATATTAATGGTGAGACGTTATGTCAAGCCGATAAAAATGGCAAAGAGAGGCATTAAACGAAGCTACCAAAACCTTGACGGAAAGATGGTTATGTATGGCTATCATCCATTTATTGCGATTACCATCGCTTTTTTTGTAGGCATGTTTTCTGGCTTGTTTGGAATAGGTGGTGGCTCGCTCATGGTTCCTGCTATGATTTTACTCTTTGCTTTTCCTCCACATTTAGCTGTTGCCACCTCCATGTTTCTCGTCTTTTTGTCGGCTATAGTCAGCTCAATTTCACATATAAGTTTAGGGAATGTTGATTGGTATTATGCCATCGCACTCATTCCAGGCGCATGGATAGGAGGGCAAGTTGGCGCTGCAATCAATCGACGTTTGACAAGTGATACTGTTGTTCTCATGCTTCGCATTTTCCTTATTATTATTGGTGTCCGTTTAATATATCAAGGTCTAGCAAGCTTGTAA
- a CDS encoding class I SAM-dependent methyltransferase, whose protein sequence is MQVPNGSKVLDIACGTGNYTSVLEKTGLKITGSDVSEEMIKKAKGKSSTIAWEVADVNKLPYEDNFFKGVTCTLAIHHFNELLTPFREVFRVLDKGRFVIFTSSPEQMNNYWLKEYFPDAIEKSANQMPSVVEVDDILKTVGFNIVGHETFLIQPNLKDFFLYSGKYEPTMYLDEKVRSGISTFANLASIEEVEEGCNRLKTNIETNKIEDVLNDFSSDLGDYVYIVAEKK, encoded by the coding sequence TTGCAAGTACCTAATGGAAGCAAAGTTCTCGATATTGCTTGTGGAACAGGAAATTATACTAGTGTTTTAGAAAAAACGGGTTTAAAAATAACTGGAAGCGATGTTTCAGAAGAGATGATTAAGAAAGCTAAAGGAAAATCAAGCACAATAGCTTGGGAAGTAGCGGATGTAAACAAACTACCTTATGAGGATAACTTTTTTAAAGGTGTAACTTGTACATTAGCCATTCACCATTTTAATGAACTTTTAACTCCTTTTAGAGAGGTTTTTAGGGTTCTTGATAAAGGTAGGTTTGTCATTTTTACGTCATCTCCTGAACAGATGAATAATTATTGGTTAAAAGAATATTTTCCAGACGCTATTGAAAAATCAGCCAATCAAATGCCGAGCGTAGTAGAAGTCGATGATATATTAAAAACGGTTGGATTTAATATTGTGGGTCATGAAACATTTTTAATACAACCAAATTTAAAAGATTTCTTTCTGTATAGTGGCAAATATGAACCAACGATGTATTTAGATGAAAAAGTACGCTCGGGAATATCTACCTTTGCAAACTTGGCATCTATAGAGGAAGTGGAAGAAGGTTGTAATAGGCTGAAAACGAACATCGAAACTAATAAAATAGAAGATGTACTTAATGACTTTAGTAGCGACTTAGGTGATTATGTTTATATAGTTGCTGAAAAGAAATAA
- a CDS encoding RtcB family protein, with product MYKEIKGVKVWGNPLESAVDQAVTCSQHGNVEQVLLMADHHKGYSQPVGGVVVYRNQISPSGVGYDIACGNKAVKTNVKYEDIREQLSGIMDEIAQSISFGVGRSNREKVDHALFDDPDWDVFKEIGKQEHDKLKALAKKQLGTVGSGNHFVDLFVEEATDDVWVANHFGSRGFGHKTASGFMNLAKGAQFSDKVKGERMEDAPTLLDLDSDIGDMYYRAMQLTGKYAYAGRDYAIQKVLDILQAEALFSVHNHHNYAWKETHDDKEYVIVRKGATPSAPNQWGFVGGSMGDNSVIIRGVDSEENRDAFYSTVHGAGRIMSRTEAAGKMNWKTRTRSGGKVTPEQMKQAIKEFGVELRGGGTDESPFVYKKLGDVLEAHKQTVSIEHVLKPIGVCMAGEGEFDPYKD from the coding sequence GTGTACAAGGAAATAAAAGGCGTTAAAGTGTGGGGGAATCCACTAGAGAGCGCTGTTGACCAAGCAGTGACATGCTCTCAGCATGGGAATGTAGAACAAGTGCTTTTGATGGCTGATCATCATAAAGGCTATAGTCAACCGGTTGGCGGTGTGGTGGTCTACCGAAATCAAATCTCACCATCAGGGGTTGGATATGATATTGCGTGTGGGAATAAGGCCGTAAAAACAAATGTGAAATATGAAGATATAAGAGAGCAGCTATCTGGGATTATGGATGAAATAGCGCAGTCCATCTCTTTCGGTGTAGGTAGAAGTAATCGTGAGAAAGTAGATCACGCGCTTTTTGATGACCCTGACTGGGACGTATTTAAAGAAATAGGTAAGCAGGAGCATGACAAATTAAAAGCGCTGGCGAAAAAACAGCTAGGCACGGTAGGCAGTGGTAACCATTTTGTTGACCTTTTTGTTGAGGAAGCAACAGATGACGTTTGGGTGGCAAATCATTTCGGGAGTAGAGGATTCGGTCATAAAACGGCGAGTGGATTTATGAATTTGGCCAAGGGAGCCCAGTTTTCCGATAAAGTTAAAGGGGAGCGGATGGAAGACGCGCCTACTCTATTAGATTTAGATTCAGACATTGGTGATATGTACTACCGCGCGATGCAGTTAACAGGTAAATATGCCTATGCTGGTCGAGATTACGCCATTCAAAAAGTGTTAGACATTTTGCAGGCAGAAGCTCTGTTTTCTGTACACAATCATCATAACTACGCGTGGAAAGAAACGCATGATGACAAAGAATATGTCATCGTTCGTAAAGGAGCAACGCCATCAGCACCAAACCAATGGGGGTTTGTAGGCGGAAGCATGGGTGACAATTCCGTCATCATTCGCGGGGTAGATAGTGAAGAAAATCGAGATGCTTTTTACAGTACGGTTCACGGAGCTGGACGAATCATGAGCCGAACAGAGGCAGCTGGGAAAATGAACTGGAAAACGCGAACGAGAAGTGGCGGAAAAGTAACACCGGAACAGATGAAGCAAGCGATTAAAGAGTTTGGTGTTGAATTGCGCGGAGGCGGTACGGATGAGAGCCCGTTTGTTTATAAAAAATTAGGAGATGTTCTAGAGGCGCACAAACAGACAGTCAGCATCGAACATGTGTTAAAGCCAATTGGCGTGTGTATGGCTGGAGAAGGGGAATTTGATCCATATAAAGATTAA
- a CDS encoding SAM-dependent methyltransferase, with product MNKYQGTYIGYVSSSRKEMSDDHWGKVISKIVLNSNLPEESLKGLEAFSHLEIIFHMDQVEPEKIVTGARHPRGNEEWPAVGVFAQRAKARPNALGVSRCRLLDIKGRELTVQALDAIDGTPVLDIKPYMNEFAPIGEVKQPAWSSELMRDYYNDVEE from the coding sequence ATGAATAAGTATCAAGGGACTTACATTGGATATGTTAGCTCTTCAAGGAAAGAAATGAGCGATGATCATTGGGGGAAAGTCATTAGTAAAATAGTGTTAAATTCTAACCTCCCTGAGGAGTCTCTTAAAGGCTTGGAGGCTTTTTCGCATTTGGAAATAATTTTTCATATGGATCAAGTAGAACCTGAAAAGATTGTGACCGGCGCTCGACATCCTAGAGGTAATGAGGAGTGGCCAGCTGTTGGCGTATTTGCACAGAGAGCGAAGGCAAGACCAAACGCGTTAGGAGTATCGAGATGTAGACTTTTAGACATAAAAGGAAGAGAGCTAACCGTTCAAGCACTAGATGCCATCGATGGGACACCTGTGTTAGATATTAAGCCTTATATGAATGAGTTTGCACCTATTGGCGAAGTTAAGCAACCGGCATGGTCTAGTGAGTTAATGAGAGATTACTATAACGATGTAGAAGAATGA
- a CDS encoding DNA-binding protein, whose protein sequence is MDGFALGMFLLAIGFSLMGYFIGKGLQNFSRPDKGHNYNHLIKESDLKFYLNLSQGEIEELLHKYPNPPKVELKGTTYYLYNQLMDWLSSHDLCTKYDYEKVD, encoded by the coding sequence ATGGATGGATTTGCTCTTGGAATGTTCTTATTAGCTATTGGTTTTAGTCTTATGGGTTATTTTATAGGGAAGGGTTTACAAAATTTTAGCCGTCCAGATAAAGGACACAATTATAATCACTTAATAAAAGAAAGCGATCTAAAATTTTATCTTAATTTAAGTCAAGGAGAAATAGAAGAGTTACTACATAAATACCCTAATCCACCTAAGGTTGAGCTGAAAGGGACGACTTATTATTTGTATAACCAATTGATGGATTGGTTGTCGTCTCATGATCTTTGCACTAAATATGACTATGAGAAGGTTGATTAA
- a CDS encoding bifunctional metallophosphatase/5'-nucleotidase gives MSNEIVRILHTNDLHSQLENWPAVTKLLKEKKQHALSHNEHVLLFDIGDHCDKVHPMTEALAGKGNVALLNNMGYDGVTIGNNEGITLSKEQLDHLYDEAKFPVILSNLIYEDGSYPEWTVPYKIFTLSSGVSIGVTGVTISFPLFYHTLGWRVTEPFAALKRTVARLSEKVDAIICLSHLGLKEDEKMANEVSGIDVILGAHTHHVLERGKKVNNTWINQAGRSGTHVGDIQLSFKENEKGAFSLSVNHVQSIKVNLNERDAETEKLLSKLAKQADNILKEPVTHLAESLEVQWYQHSDFPKLLAETLREWCHADLAMVNSGVLLKSLEIGPVTLGDLHECCPHPINPAKVVVSGENLINILHEAQEERMIHFALKGFGFRGKVLGYMVFDNLRIAKGAPALNEKSIFIGNKPLQRDRNYTLATVDMFTLGQLYPAISTSTKIDYFMPEFLRDLLAWKLRTFKTPSR, from the coding sequence TTGTCCAACGAAATAGTAAGAATACTACATACAAATGACCTACACAGTCAATTGGAAAACTGGCCTGCTGTTACTAAATTGTTAAAAGAAAAAAAACAACACGCTTTAAGTCACAATGAGCACGTCCTGTTGTTTGATATTGGCGACCACTGTGATAAAGTTCATCCCATGACTGAAGCGTTAGCTGGAAAAGGGAACGTGGCGCTTTTAAATAATATGGGATATGATGGTGTCACAATCGGGAATAACGAAGGGATTACCTTATCCAAAGAGCAATTAGACCATTTATATGATGAAGCTAAATTTCCTGTTATTTTAAGCAATTTAATATATGAAGACGGTAGCTATCCAGAGTGGACTGTTCCGTATAAAATTTTCACATTGTCGTCAGGTGTTTCTATCGGCGTAACAGGTGTGACGATTTCTTTTCCACTGTTTTATCATACGCTGGGCTGGCGGGTGACAGAGCCATTTGCTGCATTAAAACGCACAGTTGCGAGGTTGAGCGAGAAAGTAGATGCGATTATATGTTTATCCCATCTAGGTTTAAAAGAAGATGAAAAAATGGCCAATGAAGTTTCTGGGATTGATGTCATACTAGGGGCACATACCCATCATGTCTTGGAAAGAGGAAAGAAAGTAAATAATACGTGGATTAATCAGGCAGGACGTTCAGGTACTCATGTTGGAGACATACAATTATCGTTTAAAGAAAATGAAAAAGGGGCGTTTAGTCTTTCAGTAAATCATGTTCAATCTATAAAGGTAAATTTAAACGAACGTGATGCAGAAACAGAAAAGCTTCTTTCAAAATTGGCGAAACAAGCCGATAATATCCTTAAGGAACCTGTGACACATTTAGCAGAATCATTGGAAGTTCAATGGTACCAACATAGTGATTTTCCGAAACTACTGGCTGAAACATTGAGGGAATGGTGCCACGCAGACTTGGCCATGGTTAACTCAGGAGTGCTATTAAAGAGTTTGGAAATTGGCCCGGTCACGTTAGGAGATCTACATGAGTGCTGTCCCCATCCAATTAACCCTGCAAAGGTTGTTGTATCAGGGGAGAATTTGATTAACATTTTGCACGAAGCGCAAGAGGAGAGAATGATACACTTTGCGTTAAAAGGCTTTGGCTTTAGAGGCAAAGTGTTAGGATATATGGTGTTTGACAACTTAAGAATTGCAAAAGGCGCGCCAGCCCTTAATGAAAAGAGTATTTTTATCGGAAATAAGCCATTACAAAGAGACCGTAATTATACACTCGCCACAGTTGATATGTTTACATTAGGGCAACTATATCCTGCCATTAGCACGTCGACTAAAATAGATTACTTTATGCCGGAGTTTTTAAGGGATCTACTCGCTTGGAAACTAAGAACCTTTAAGACACCCTCCCGTTAA
- a CDS encoding dihydrofolate reductase, with product MIAMIAAFSDGRVLGKNGKMPWHLPAELQYFKRVTSGHPVLMGRKTFESIGRPLPNRRNIVLTRNESFTAEGVEVFHHIEDVKPLMKEQEEFFVIGGATLYETLLDKADRLYITKIHASFEGDTFFPKIDEDEWKEVSRQEGTVDEKNPLAHTFHVYERLK from the coding sequence ATGATCGCAATGATCGCTGCTTTTTCAGATGGACGAGTTCTAGGTAAAAATGGGAAGATGCCGTGGCATCTTCCCGCTGAATTACAGTATTTTAAACGTGTCACCAGTGGGCATCCTGTGCTTATGGGACGGAAAACATTCGAATCCATCGGCAGGCCTCTTCCGAATAGACGGAATATTGTCCTCACACGCAATGAAAGTTTTACGGCGGAGGGAGTTGAAGTCTTCCATCATATAGAGGATGTTAAGCCACTGATGAAGGAGCAAGAAGAATTTTTTGTGATCGGCGGCGCGACTCTTTATGAAACGCTACTAGATAAAGCCGATCGTTTGTATATTACAAAAATCCATGCCTCATTTGAAGGTGATACGTTTTTTCCTAAAATTGATGAAGACGAATGGAAAGAAGTGTCTCGTCAAGAAGGAACGGTGGATGAAAAAAATCCTTTGGCACATACGTTTCATGTTTATGAACGTTTAAAATAG
- a CDS encoding HD-GYP domain-containing protein: MKLMPLDKITHEARLAEPIYNEEGKTLLNRGMLLSENVVERLKEKGVTFVYIEDEVTADLYPEELLTPHERQQMLTTIHKNFNDISNKMSEGATVNMDEFSQSFSKVIKEILEKVAANNEAISLLTNVISFDSSIFQHSLNVSVLSLALGKKLKLNMYELYELGLGALLHDIGKLGIPADILNKTDSLSDDEYETIKAHTIIGFDMIRKCGTLPLLAAHCAYQHHEKGDGSGYPRQLTANEIHLYAKIISIADVFDAVTSNRVYRKALLPHEGLELLFSGANSVFDQQLVELFAKTVVIYPIGLEVQLSDGRVGIVAKTHAHLPSRPVVRVVTDSTQYDLDLSKELGVTISACEQPLIG, translated from the coding sequence ATGAAATTGATGCCTTTAGATAAAATAACGCATGAGGCCCGTCTTGCTGAGCCTATTTATAATGAAGAAGGAAAAACATTATTAAATCGGGGCATGCTGTTATCAGAAAATGTTGTGGAGCGTTTAAAAGAAAAAGGCGTCACATTTGTGTATATTGAGGATGAAGTAACTGCTGACCTTTATCCGGAAGAATTGCTTACGCCACATGAACGTCAACAAATGTTGACTACCATTCATAAGAATTTCAATGACATTTCCAATAAAATGTCAGAGGGTGCAACAGTTAATATGGATGAGTTTTCCCAATCATTTTCAAAAGTCATTAAAGAAATCTTAGAAAAAGTAGCGGCCAATAATGAAGCCATTTCGTTACTGACCAATGTTATCTCGTTCGACTCATCGATTTTTCAGCATTCATTAAACGTTTCAGTTCTTTCACTTGCATTAGGCAAAAAACTTAAGCTTAATATGTATGAACTGTATGAGCTTGGGCTAGGGGCCTTATTACATGATATAGGAAAGCTTGGTATTCCAGCTGACATCTTAAATAAAACGGATTCATTAAGCGATGATGAATATGAGACTATAAAAGCCCATACGATAATAGGCTTTGACATGATACGTAAATGTGGCACATTACCATTATTGGCAGCTCATTGTGCGTATCAGCATCATGAAAAAGGAGATGGCAGTGGTTACCCTCGACAATTAACTGCAAATGAGATCCATTTGTATGCTAAAATAATTAGTATTGCCGATGTCTTTGACGCGGTCACATCAAATCGTGTTTATCGTAAAGCTCTCTTACCTCATGAAGGTTTAGAGTTACTTTTTAGCGGGGCTAACAGCGTGTTTGATCAACAATTAGTAGAATTATTTGCCAAAACAGTGGTCATTTATCCAATTGGATTAGAAGTGCAGCTAAGTGATGGGCGGGTCGGGATCGTGGCTAAAACACATGCGCATTTACCATCACGTCCTGTTGTGCGAGTGGTGACTGATAGCACGCAATATGACCTTGATTTGTCAAAGGAATTAGGGGTGACGATCTCTGCCTGTGAGCAGCCACTGATAGGTTAA
- a CDS encoding ATP-binding protein: protein MKDKINIIGASGAGTTTLGSSLSKVLPHTHFDSDNYFWETKFTKQRDVAESIRRLEKDVSLSESWILSGGVLGWADNFKSYFDLVIFLWIPQDIRLERLKQREFQRYGHEILAGGSKFEQSKAFLEWASLYDSAGMEVKSKMLHEHWMADLSCPVLKIEGDYSVNERVDMVLDYLKSN, encoded by the coding sequence GTGAAAGATAAAATTAATATCATAGGGGCTTCAGGGGCTGGTACGACAACACTAGGCTCTTCATTATCAAAGGTTTTACCTCATACACATTTTGATTCCGATAATTACTTTTGGGAAACTAAATTTACTAAACAAAGAGATGTTGCTGAAAGTATAAGGAGGCTCGAAAAAGATGTATCACTTAGTGAAAGCTGGATTCTTTCAGGAGGAGTTTTGGGATGGGCGGATAACTTTAAAAGTTATTTTGACCTCGTAATATTCTTGTGGATTCCTCAGGACATAAGGCTTGAAAGGTTAAAACAAAGAGAGTTTCAACGATATGGACATGAGATATTAGCTGGTGGCAGTAAATTCGAACAATCGAAAGCTTTTTTAGAATGGGCTTCTTTATATGATAGTGCTGGAATGGAAGTGAAAAGTAAAATGTTGCATGAGCATTGGATGGCAGACTTATCGTGTCCAGTATTAAAAATAGAGGGAGATTATTCAGTCAATGAAAGAGTTGATATGGTCTTAGATTACCTAAAATCTAATTGA
- a CDS encoding thymidylate synthase: protein MQAYLNLCKHILENGTKKDDRTGTGTISTFGYQMRFDLGKGFPVLTTKKLALRAIIHELLWFIKGETNIAYLKENNVRIWNEWADENGDLGPVYGKQWRSWPAPDGRTIDQLGDVIEQIKTNPDSRRLLVNAWNVADIDKMALAPCHCLFQFYVADGKLSCQLYQRSADVFLGVPFNIASYALLTIMIAQECGLEPGDFVHTFGDAHIYNNHVEQVKLQLTREPRPLPEMRLNPERKKIEDFTIDDFELIGYDPHPHIKGEVSV from the coding sequence ATGCAAGCTTACCTCAATCTTTGTAAGCATATTTTAGAAAATGGCACGAAAAAAGATGACAGAACAGGTACAGGAACGATTAGTACATTCGGTTATCAAATGCGTTTTGATTTAGGAAAGGGTTTTCCAGTCTTAACGACAAAAAAACTAGCACTTAGAGCGATTATTCATGAACTTCTCTGGTTCATCAAAGGTGAGACAAATATTGCTTATTTAAAAGAAAATAATGTTCGGATATGGAATGAATGGGCTGATGAGAATGGCGATCTTGGTCCTGTATATGGTAAGCAGTGGCGTTCATGGCCTGCCCCAGATGGTCGTACGATTGATCAATTGGGAGATGTTATAGAACAAATTAAAACGAACCCTGATTCTCGCAGATTGCTTGTCAATGCCTGGAATGTAGCAGATATTGATAAAATGGCGCTCGCTCCTTGTCATTGCTTATTCCAATTTTATGTAGCAGATGGGAAATTGTCCTGTCAATTGTATCAGCGGAGTGCGGATGTCTTTTTAGGTGTGCCGTTTAATATCGCATCATACGCATTATTAACAATAATGATTGCCCAAGAATGTGGCTTAGAGCCAGGAGACTTTGTCCACACATTTGGTGATGCTCACATCTACAATAATCATGTTGAACAAGTAAAGCTCCAACTGACACGTGAACCTCGCCCTCTTCCTGAAATGCGATTAAATCCAGAGCGGAAGAAGATTGAAGACTTCACAATAGATGATTTTGAACTAATAGGCTATGACCCGCATCCTCATATCAAAGGGGAAGTGTCAGTATGA
- a CDS encoding DUF72 domain-containing protein, which yields MSQINIGLSGWGDHHTLYEGLTSVAKKLEAYAGHFPIVELDSSFYAIPPERNIMKWLNETPPTFQFIVKAYQGMTGHQRGDIPFDTKEEMFTAFNTAIKPLKEAGKLAGVLCQFPPWFDCQRKHVDYLRVVRQQLSEFDAILEFRHQSWYDGVMKEKTLDYMKEDNWIHSICDEPQAGERSIPFVPVTTHSKKAFVRFHGRNVAAWTKPVKGQEWRDVRYLYDYSHHELAELAEQIKKIAASVPNTYVIFNNNSGGHAAGNGQSFIKELGISYEGLAPKQLNLFDE from the coding sequence ATGAGTCAGATTAACATCGGCCTTAGTGGTTGGGGAGATCATCATACGCTTTATGAGGGGCTCACATCAGTTGCTAAAAAGCTTGAAGCATATGCAGGGCATTTCCCGATTGTGGAATTAGATTCATCGTTTTATGCTATTCCGCCTGAAAGAAATATTATGAAATGGTTAAATGAGACGCCACCAACGTTTCAATTTATTGTAAAAGCTTATCAAGGGATGACGGGGCATCAACGTGGAGATATTCCCTTTGATACAAAGGAAGAGATGTTTACTGCATTTAACACGGCCATAAAACCATTAAAAGAAGCAGGGAAATTAGCAGGGGTCCTTTGTCAATTTCCACCCTGGTTTGATTGTCAACGTAAACATGTGGATTATTTACGGGTTGTTCGCCAGCAATTAAGTGAATTCGATGCCATTCTAGAATTTAGACATCAATCATGGTATGACGGAGTGATGAAAGAAAAAACGCTTGACTATATGAAAGAAGATAATTGGATACATAGTATATGTGATGAACCTCAAGCAGGTGAACGATCGATTCCTTTCGTTCCGGTAACAACCCATAGCAAGAAGGCGTTTGTAAGATTCCATGGACGAAATGTCGCGGCATGGACGAAGCCGGTAAAAGGTCAAGAGTGGCGAGATGTCCGCTATCTATACGATTATTCTCATCATGAATTAGCTGAACTAGCTGAACAAATTAAAAAAATTGCTGCTTCAGTCCCTAACACATATGTGATTTTTAACAATAATTCAGGTGGACACGCAGCAGGGAATGGCCAATCTTTTATAAAGGAACTTGGCATTTCGTATGAAGGGCTTGCACCGAAACAATTAAACTTATTTGATGAATAA